CATAGCGATCTGGATCTATTGGTGGATTACGATCTCAGTCGCATTAGTCCTTGGTTTCCGGTGGGGTTGATTCGAGATTTAGAAGACTTACTCGCCATTAGAGTTGATGTGGTGACTCCTGCCGGTTTGAAAGATCGAATTCGCCAAGAGGTTTTACAAGAAGCCTGCCCCTTATGAGAAATGACCTTGAGCGAATCAAAGATATCCAAGAGGCTATTCAAAAAATAGAAAAATATGCACAAAGAGGTGAGAAAGAGTTTTTTGAAAATGAATTAATTCAAGGCTGGATCCTACTTCAACTACAAATTATTGGCGAGGCGGCAAGAGCGATCAGCAGGGAAACCTATAGTCAATACCCAAATATTGCTTGGCGTGATATTATTGGCTTCCGAAATCTCTTGGTTCATGAATACTTTCGAGTTGATCTAAGAATTGTTTGGAGAATTGTTGATCAAGAGATTCCTGAATTGAAATCTCAAATTCAAGTCATTCTTGACTCATAATCCTATCAAAAATAGTAGTGCGATAATC
This sequence is a window from Limnothrix sp. FACHB-406. Protein-coding genes within it:
- a CDS encoding nucleotidyltransferase family protein, translating into MTLNDLTPVLRARIKEIAAQHGAYNVRIFGSVARGQADHHSDLDLLVDYDLSRISPWFPVGLIRDLEDLLAIRVDVVTPAGLKDRIRQEVLQEACPL
- a CDS encoding DUF86 domain-containing protein; the protein is MRNDLERIKDIQEAIQKIEKYAQRGEKEFFENELIQGWILLQLQIIGEAARAISRETYSQYPNIAWRDIIGFRNLLVHEYFRVDLRIVWRIVDQEIPELKSQIQVILDS